From the genome of Diabrotica virgifera virgifera chromosome 8, PGI_DIABVI_V3a:
agttcggaacaccctgtggaatattctagtacatatatatatatatatatatatatatatatatatatatatatatatatatatatatataatatgttaaaattaaaactcgatggtagacttaggctttcttaacattttcttttttgattcatttgcttatgttggaaaataaaaaagttatgtgatttaacaactagccatgttttttgtcaataaatcctcatagtaggggaggaaggtatgctaaatttgcagtttgtAAAGAtgtctcctatttaagattttaaagtaaccctccagCCCACCTCCGtcggggtcgtgtttggtgccattcggtagattcttgaaaaatattgaataggtgtattttgcagttttacgatctgatgttcatttcgtgaaatattgcAGGGTTCgtatttgaaatttttaatttacccccctcccctctccgtggggtgtcacgaacCTCCATggtggtggggtgggggatttaatttaaaatcctaaataggagcccccagtttttatttcagatttggattctttacgtaaaaataagcaacttttattcgacacatttttgaagttatacttctttaccggcgatagagggtgaatttttataatggtaaaacctagcgaccgggcgcgtgcgcattataacttttttctgattggatgttcaaatgacatgtcaaaaatgaTTCAATgacggctgtggcacagctgtagttagattatttatggttgttgcgttttaaaatttgtgtgaaaagaaacaacaaacaaaagttagttaatagttatactgcctttttaaatagttttcatatacctatatttttggacttttggactattttggacaaggaaaactcattctaatttggtaagtagtttttattataatcatattgtaattatacatttggattaggttgaaatacatacatttattttctcaagaatgcggattttagagagaaatcccaaattaggttcgttttttatttttaaattatgattttttggcgtagatttatttatctagtaggtacgtaatgctttgatttacatacttaatttgattaccaacaaaagttctaccaatcttcatctaatatattgttttcttactgttttgttatatttttatattttcttccacaaaatttaaactacataatttaattaggTATATTCAAAACAACCGTCAAACAGTAAAatgttcagttaccctatttttccacatgataaataatgtgggattggacgagtgagtctacgcttcgattacgaatcaaagcggcGCGacattcacgggttcgattcccgatgtaagtttttatttttttatttttttatgcatgttatgattgtaagtatatttgttatatatttttttttcagaaaatgcgtatctaaaatttttgccaacaattattatcgttcagagatcattttttctttgtggcatttttcaatgtgtttgtgtgcgttttattcttttattttttaaaatttttggtcttgtcttaaaaatcacataatatgtagtcgaagtataacttcttacgtgcgtacaaagtacacacacacattctttttttctaattatggatagatagcgctataatcggagaaaaatgattgtttcaaattgaaaattaaattaaaaaatgacaagtcccccactttatggaaaatttaacttaacctttttctggttttagcacatactcttcacaatccaataggttcccataaagctcgagtaactgcaaatttagtatactttcctcccctattatgaggatttattgatgaaaaacatggatagttgttaacgcacataacttttttattatctcacataagtaaatgaatcaaaaagaaaaatgttaggtaagcctaaatctacaatcgagtattaattttagtattttacatgtgctagaatattccacagggtgttccaaactttaagaaaaaaaaaacacagcatgatttgtacacccggtataaaatgatatttacctgtctagcaacaatattattacaacgatattcttaaataaaaagGCTATAAcgtactaaaagaatcactcaaatcggatcagtggtttaggaaactagagacatcaaacatgtcccatttttaaggtgttcggctaattttgccggtgtgtgtatttttgcgaatttgtttaaaatcattgtttatcgccaaacgtcactaaaatcattcatttgccctcattttcgacagtaaagtaacactttgtagtattgaaagaagaatgctactttacctgccgcgataaataatcaaattaaccgagattgaatgtaagtggtcaatggcagcaatcgattatttgtttgagtgaaattaaaatttatttactttatttattaaaaagattgtacaaaatttatcttattattaataaaatttatgtcaaaaagtaaaattctgtagtgtttcgcaattatattcatacatagtgtgaccaactagcccgaaaaatccgggacatggcccgaattacgaagttgtgtcccggcatcccggacaaggcttccgggccatccgaattttcaacattttggtaaaattctattatgaaattttggatacgttattcttctaagcagtcacatcaaattgaattggtgggacgaaaaagtcgacaatttctaaaGTGtgatactaataccacatccaaaacgcatgcaatTTATATCTTGCGTGGTAATACAGTTTTAAGAAAACTAAAACGTTGAACTtgtattttaaaatgtattttaattctgaaaaaaaatggcccgattttcattgaaaagtcccggattttaggtatttttttcagccttgtcccggattcgtctcaattggagttggtcacactattcatacaaaataaatcaaaactttacatatttagtaattaggtaggtatacaatattgatacctatcgattaaacatcaaaaccggccattatgcaaaagtcatctgtcattactgtcattactgtcatacatattttttatttcgtctaaaattaaaaaaatttcctcaaagttgtaagtaagtgttaatgttttttatgattgacgatacaattttgtacgcaccacctcaatactctttatcgaacgcgtctgttcctctgctcgtaatatcagactcattcgataaagagtcactttactgactgactttactgaaattggttaaacaatttttcgaccgcggtaccgcgtgacaccctgtgtatttgttataaggattgttatacggattgtatttctttgagtaagtttgtgcaaaaaatcgaatcagaataatttacctaacgggggcgacgttacagactatactaataagtagttgaaacggtcaaaacaaagaaacgcacactcatcaaaaatgcacttgagattctcgtataatcaacatttactgaatcgatccaggaagtgtcaactccaactagtaaaagttgatttaaatttttaaaatcaacttttactgctcgtttcagttggagttgactccaactagttggagtcaactctactgagaatcaacttgaactgtaacatatataataaaagaaaaatttctaTAAAAGTGCGACTTTTACTCTATAAGTTTGCTTACAGTTGCAGTAATTTGAATTTTGTGATTCATTGtttatcaaatcatttttatgtcttagattttatatttatatgaataaaaaatataaagttttttcaattacaaatttaagaagatttttaaaatgtacctatagagtaactatttatacgaattttctatttaaaaacaTTCCATGTGAGAAGAACTCATTTGGAAAGTATGTACAACAGCTACTATTAAGTGGagacattttttacttttttgtaaaaagtacATGTAAACATCTATTTTTAAGCTAATTTTTTAAGTATCCGAATatttcttttcttgtaagagctgtaaatgaaaacactgctttgaaggtttatttaattaaaaaaatcaagcgcactaatatttaaaaaaaaatacaaaacaaaattaacaacaaaacgaAACAATTCAATAGTGAGTATGTCcatctcttgcagcaacgacttctcgcaatctgtttggcatcgaataaaggtgTGTTAATATTGCCTGGGGAATagtccgatattcctctaccaaggccataactgtaccaaattttctggaggcctgggATAATGGCAAATAGctctttttaattcatcccataaatgcttaacaggattgagatctgggctgcatgcgggccattctaatcttatcaatccaacctctattttatgagtcaatcagtgttttacttacaaaaaatgatacagctcgtacaagaaaagagatattcggataattcaaaaaacaaaattttagtgatgtctctgggataatatgacaggactatggcACAAAATAAGCCCTTacgtttttccacagaattttttaaagttggtagaaaatacaacgcttccattcacccctgtataatgccatgcaatcaaattttttttgttaccggaaaaatacgaaacgatatcaatatatgtatctacaaattggtgaaagaatcttaaaaatcggagcacaaataataaagttataaactattaaacttaatcaaaaattttgggtggccgaATGTTGTGGCGGTGAGTgtagtaataatatatttattacaatttcttttcaattattacatacataacattgtagttgttcacctaaaatacggtaaaaaaatttttttttgaaaaatatttttttttaaacaaattaaattgtttattaaataatttataaatcaacagactcatatttgtaaagtacgccaaaagtacatacaaatttaaaaaaacattaaaatccattggttggttcccaagttacaaaaaattgtaggattttgaagttgatatttcaattttaggtcgcacgGATTTTATGCTTTTACTTCGTCGGTAGCAAGCGGGTCGCGTTTGTGCTTCATTTTTGAAGCTTTATTGACGACTCCCTTAAAGAGCAAATAAATCCAAAATGTTTTCTGAATACTTCGTGTCTTTTAAAGTGGAAGAGCTctattttcgattcttatttatcataaacaaattagctgtggatttttaaaaaaatgctgctaactttggccctaattgacctGGGCTAACTTATTTTTCTTATGTTGGTATAAGAATGCCATCTTTTAGAATgtgcaaaaaaatgtttgtaccggccataacaagaaaattattcaaattgtttataaggaaaaattgacgagacttttgcataattatttattactaataaatgtactccttattaacattttttaaacaagtttgaaagtttagcttatgctcttacatttgacacctacagagtggttctaacattctgtttttctgacttatgttattgcaaaaaaaagctctctgggataaacaatttgaataaaatataaacaattgaataaatcgcttcgaagtttttgtcacatattacgcACTACAGAACCCTCATttgtcaaaaatttcaaagttgtacaataatttttacaatagttattgcaaaattaatttttttgacatttagaccttttttctcaattatattaacaataaataagtgtatcaacctttgtaatacgtcattttaaagatttttccatgctctcgaagatttttgtactaatgtaaccacaaggtacactgttttccattgatttgaaaaaaaaacggagaaaatgccgtttttcgacattaattgcttataaacaaaaatggccgccagatcctacgcaggaaatagtcacaatttgttctcataggcattacctgtcgaaaaaacgcttcagtaccctggctgctcgagtgtcatggaaaaaaccttattaccctggactaacacttcaaaacgaacgtaataaacaagccaagcatatacttcataataatatgaactacaaactaatttgcggagtagcagattcagacctatccaaataagtcaaaacaaaagtcggtacgctctcaattagaattggaaataaacacgttgcgcaatatgatattcaaacttcaaactttttgaagaagtttgatttcaagtcaaacctaaagatattgaaatcaagtcaagtcaaactgttttacaaaaaagtttggttttcaagtcaagtcaagtttgttgaataaaatcaaactagtttgacttgatgcatctctattcAGGACGTAGCCACTGACATTCGCTATGTCATACCGTGgcctattctcctttgtttttaatatgaGTTTGTCTTATattactgtatttgttttttacatcaactacggaatgattcttcaTACTGCTagaaaatactgctccaaataaattaaactttattttttcaagaaaattatgaacgcatgcatattaaaaaaaatggtggaggttcttaaaaaatctttttaaacTGAATTACATAAAACGAGTATTgttaactaaaaaatagtaaaacaaagtTGAAAATGCTTGAAAGTAGAACAACTGGATaaacttgctgccatactaatagcgaaaAAATACTGAATGTgctgcttttaactatagaagCGTAAACACTGATatgcggtacgtgataccgcCAGAAAACTTTACGTCAAAGTAGCTGAAAGACAACCATACTAAAACTATAGCAGTTGGGAGGAggtacaattacacaccacttgaaggtaAAATACACAGATGGTGTTTGaaggaatcttttataaaacaagttttacaacaaaatatattttcggatAGGCATGGCATACCGCGTGACAGTGGTTAAGGGTTAAGTGCAACTTGTTATACagtcattttttttgtaaaacaatgATTCATGTATGTAAACAATATTTCTGTACATAGAAAGTAATCAGTGAATACTTATAGGGACCGTGGCAACGCTTAATTTAAGTTACAAACTAATTCTGCATCTCGCTTCTGTGGTTTGCGCGCAACTCATGTCTATTGCTCTTCTGGGCATACTGTAGCTGTCTTTAGAGGCCACATTGCACTAAAGAAGCGCTCTGCACTTGCTCTAGAAAATGGGTTGATTTTAAGCTTACGCAACATATCGCTCATTTAATGCAACAATGTCATATCTATTTAAACACAGTTTTtggcaaataattttaatatgtcAACTTGTTAAAAACAAGAAGttacaaaataagaaaactacaaataaaaatacagttcaagaaacattaataaaatattttggcTTAGATATTTTAATGAAAATACGCATGTTTCGCAAAGGTCTTTCTTGGGTGTaaagaaagaaatattaaatTCTTTGACAAAAACTTCATGGAAAATTGCGTAACTTGCAAAAGGTCTATTTCTTTGTTTACAGATTTCAATATAGTCTCTATGAATATCTGCCAATGAGCGGCTACCATCAATAAATATTCGGGATGTACTGGCGCGAGTAATAACTTTCAATTCTTGGGATTGATGTTATGTGCTGTCTAATATCTTCCCGAATTTCTGGATTTAGCGATTTCTGGTTTCCGTGTCTTCCACATTTGTCCGAATCAAGGAGGACCTCTAAAACTTTATTCCGTTTTTCTTGCACAGTTCTTATTATGCGATCAGGTATGTCCAAAGTATTTGCAAAAAATACTTTGCAAACTCGAATCTACTTACCTTCTTTTACAAAATAGTATGCGTTGTTTTTGTCTCTGGGTTTTCTTGTACCTCCGACACGAATATACCGATATTGGGGTACAACTGCTACCAACAGTTTGTTAATATACTCTCTCTGTTTTTGAAATTCACCGAGTGACCAATAGCTTAAAAAAATCTGTATTCCCTCCTCTTCGGTAAATTTAGATGGACACTTGAGTTTACAATCTTTGCACGGATACCTTACTTGTCTTTTTTGTctcatctttttgttttttgaatgagTTTGGTATGCTTCACCAcaacttctcatttttttttgtaagatttctCTTCCAGTTTTTAGTATTCCGTTGACGTTTCTTGCCTTTCTTTGGGGGTGTAACAAGAATAGGAATGTCTTGGTTTGCTGATAAGGTTTGATTAGGCTCATTATTACCGTCATCGTGGTTTTCTTTATCACACTCTTCTGATTCTTCATCACTCTTTGGTACATAGTTATGATCGTTAATTATGTCTTCACAATCTTCAGAGGACGAAGAAGAGCTACTACTACTGGAAGACCTACTAGAACACCTACTACAACAGCTGCTTGAAGATGATGAAGAACTTGTTGACTTAGAAACTCCAGGAACAGCTATATTCTTATCACCTGTAAAAAATAATTATCTTCAAACACTATTAACTTCCAAAATCATaccatttttgaatttttttgcattttttaattttatatgggAGTGACTAGGTGTCAAATAAAATACACCATTAAATCTTATACTGTTTTTTCcatattataacataaaataCGTAGGcaaactatatttttttttattttaatgtttcagaactaatttttttataaaaatatttttccttgtagCACCAATATTTCTAAACCGCAACGCCGCGCCCCCTCACATTTTTCCAAAAGCTGGAACAGCCACTGAAAAAATACTTACCTAGTGTACTTGAAGATTcttgattttttacaaaaaaaactcaTTGTCCATCTCTGAAACGTTTGTTTCATATTCTTGTTTGTTCTGTTGTTCATCATTGTCGAGTATATTCTTTGGGGTACCATTTTCACATTCAAAAACAGAAACTGTGTAGTCAGACATATACTGTTCGGTCGATGCATCCTCATTGGTAGATTGCTGCTGCTTTAAAAGCTGCTGAATCTTTTTTAAGCGAAATTTAGGACATTATTACGTTGAAAGCCTaaaatagtatatttt
Proteins encoded in this window:
- the LOC126889842 gene encoding uncharacterized protein LOC126889842, whose protein sequence is MYQRVMKNQKSVIKKTTMTVIMSLIKPYQQTKTFLFLLHPQRKARNVNGILKTGREILQKKMRSCGEAYQTHSKNKKMRQKRQVRYPCKDCKLKCPSKFTEEEGIQIFLSYWSLGEFQKQREYINKLLVAVVPQYRYIRVGGTRKPRDKNNAYYFVKEGK